In one Thermodesulfobacteriota bacterium genomic region, the following are encoded:
- a CDS encoding tetratricopeptide repeat protein: MAGLLVVVTLVAGTWGKAGGELPASGTLGPEKLWAQATAALEEQDPDSAVRHWLTLYQRYPATPLAPEALWRAASLSHQRTEQGLATDWAPVRELMRTFVVDYPDSPHAPAAYYAIARANYEMGLTRDALAYFTLVVRKFPSDPITAHSLWWRARVLLAVHRMDEAREAYQELSRSDDPTQAALGQAGLGHLAFAEADYAGAISRYEQVLASQPGLYRQDQDILRGLGLAHARTGNGRHARKLLFHALNLEDRPAVAAEILSTLGELALADGDVAGSRGLFSRAAAIGPPDSRVVAASRVRLALLQDDPALAGAGSDPFFRRDDSAEGDLVYDTFLATYQSDPLAQAARYGLMHRYARRHDSDGALDMGRAFLRHGAASPEQAAAAVRIIGEVLVARMEAMLAAKDFQGVHDLYQAEREHIHAYPEGRLLFLAGQACQALTLYGLASDLYFEALALPLSDADLTDLYLRRAEVYLATGELEAARILLTYLPEVYQGRPELAEIFRLSGILEERAGTADRALRYYDLAANAPAAPREQAAMVAGHVGLLLSTGALPEARQALDQYRQEGALDEAAVRDWYGRLAGALFAAANWAAARDAYQVALAAPGPEDETAAGMQLRLGDALVKLDERPEARRLFEKVANGPPSLWQKLARVRLGSLDIDETLATMGPQLRGRR, from the coding sequence GCCGGAGGCCTTGTGGCGGGCGGCGAGTCTCAGCCATCAGCGGACCGAGCAGGGGCTGGCTACCGACTGGGCGCCGGTGCGGGAGCTCATGCGCACCTTTGTCGTCGACTATCCGGATTCGCCGCACGCGCCGGCCGCCTACTACGCCATCGCCCGGGCCAATTACGAGATGGGGCTGACCCGGGATGCGCTGGCCTATTTCACACTGGTGGTGCGTAAATTCCCCTCCGATCCCATCACCGCCCACAGCCTGTGGTGGCGGGCCCGGGTGCTGCTGGCGGTGCACCGGATGGACGAGGCCCGGGAGGCCTACCAGGAGCTGAGCCGGAGCGACGACCCCACCCAGGCCGCCCTGGGCCAGGCCGGGCTTGGCCACCTGGCCTTTGCCGAAGCGGACTATGCCGGGGCCATCAGCCGCTACGAGCAGGTGTTGGCCAGCCAGCCCGGTCTTTATCGCCAGGACCAGGATATCCTCCGGGGCCTGGGCCTGGCCCACGCCCGCACCGGCAACGGCCGCCACGCCAGGAAGCTGCTCTTCCACGCCCTCAACCTGGAGGACCGGCCGGCGGTGGCGGCCGAGATCCTTTCCACCCTGGGTGAGCTGGCCCTGGCCGATGGCGACGTGGCCGGCAGCCGCGGCCTGTTCTCCCGGGCCGCGGCCATCGGGCCGCCGGATTCCCGGGTGGTGGCGGCCAGCCGGGTGCGGCTGGCCCTCCTGCAGGACGACCCGGCCCTGGCCGGTGCCGGGAGCGACCCGTTCTTCCGCCGGGATGACTCGGCGGAGGGCGATCTGGTCTACGATACCTTCCTGGCCACCTACCAGAGTGATCCCCTGGCCCAGGCCGCCCGCTATGGACTCATGCACCGCTATGCCCGGCGCCATGACAGTGATGGCGCCCTGGATATGGGCCGCGCCTTCTTGCGCCATGGCGCCGCAAGCCCGGAGCAGGCAGCGGCAGCGGTCCGGATCATCGGCGAGGTGCTGGTGGCCAGAATGGAGGCCATGCTGGCAGCCAAGGATTTCCAGGGGGTGCATGACCTCTACCAGGCCGAGCGGGAGCACATCCACGCCTATCCCGAGGGCCGCCTCCTTTTCCTGGCTGGCCAGGCCTGCCAGGCCCTCACCCTGTATGGCCTGGCCAGTGACCTCTACTTCGAGGCCCTGGCCCTGCCCCTGTCCGACGCCGATCTGACGGATCTCTACCTGCGGCGGGCCGAGGTCTATCTGGCCACGGGTGAGCTGGAGGCGGCCCGCATCCTTCTGACCTATCTGCCCGAGGTCTACCAGGGTCGGCCGGAGCTGGCGGAGATCTTTCGCCTGAGCGGCATCCTGGAGGAGCGCGCCGGCACCGCTGACCGGGCCCTGCGCTACTACGATCTGGCGGCCAACGCCCCGGCGGCGCCCCGGGAGCAGGCCGCCATGGTGGCCGGCCACGTGGGCCTCCTGCTGTCCACCGGTGCTCTGCCGGAGGCCCGGCAGGCCCTGGACCAGTACCGGCAGGAGGGGGCCCTGGACGAAGCGGCGGTTCGCGACTGGTACGGCCGGCTGGCCGGGGCGCTCTTTGCCGCCGCCAACTGGGCCGCGGCCCGGGATGCCTACCAGGTGGCGCTGGCCGCGCCCGGCCCCGAGGACGAGACCGCAGCCGGCATGCAGCTCCGGCTGGGGGACGCCCTGGTCAAGCTCGACGAGCGGCCGGAGGCCCGCCGGCTCTTCGAGAAGGTCGCGAACGGCCCGCCATCCCTGTGGCAGAAGCTGGCCCGGGTGCGCCTCGGCAGCCTGGACATCGACGAAACCCTGGCCACCATGGGACCCCAGCTCCGTGGCCGCCGCTAG